The following are encoded together in the Trachemys scripta elegans isolate TJP31775 chromosome 7, CAS_Tse_1.0, whole genome shotgun sequence genome:
- the BCCIP gene encoding BRCA2 and CDKN1A-interacting protein isoform X2: MDDSLLGKEFLQSWKRENHIGYQKIDYFCTDFSVYFQSCMKLKVCSVNAIVKIHSLFFSRGEKEVNVEFEAHSISDNDYDGIKKLLQQLFLKAPVNTAELTDILIQQNHIGSVIKQAEVQEESDDEEEEEDEVFGFISLLNLTERKGTQCAEQIKELILSLCEKNCDQSMVEQLDKLLNDTTKPVGFLLNERFINVPPQIALPMHQQLQKELAETQRTNKPCGKCYYYLLISKTFTETAKRSSKKRGESTQQKEELMFANAEEEFFYEKALLKFSYSVQEESDTCLGGRWSFDDVPMKPLRTIMLIPSDRMNAIMDKLKEYLSI, translated from the exons ATGGATGACAGCTTGTTGGGAAAAGAATTTCTTCAGTCATGGAAGAGAGAAAACCACATAGGATACCAGAAAATTGATTATTTCTGTACTGATTTCAGTGTGTACTTCCAGAGCTGCATGAAGTTGAAAGTGTGCTCAGTGAACGCCATAGTGAAAATACACTCTCTCTTCTTCAGTAGGGGGGAAAAG GAAGTGAATGTTGAATTTGAAGCACATTCGATATCAGATAATGACTATGATGGGATAAAGAAATTACTGCAACAG ctGTTTCTAAAAGCTCCCGTTAATACCGCTGAGTTAACTGACATATTAATACAACAGAATCACATTGGGAGTGTTATCAAG CAAGCAGAAGTTCAAGAAGAAagtgatgatgaggaggaggaagaagatgaaGTCTTTGGCTTCATAAGCCTCTTAAACTTAACTGAAAGGAAG GGTACTCAATGTGCTGAACAAATAAAAGAGCTGATTCTAAGCCTGTGTGAGAAGAACTGTGACCAGAGTATGGTTGAACAGCTGGATAAGCTCCTAAATGACACCACCAAGCCTGTGGGCTTCCTACTAAATGAAAGATTCATTAACGTACCACCACAGATCGCTCTGCCCATGCACCAGCAGCTGCA GAAAGAATTGGCTGAAACTCAAAGAACAAATAAGCCATGTGGAAAGTGTTACTACTACCTTCTCATCAGCAAGACCTTTACAGAGACAGCAAAGCGCAGCTCTAAGAAGAGAGGAGAGAGCACACAGCAGAAAGAggaattaatgtttgcaaatgcAGAGGAAGAATTCTTTTATGAG aaAGCCCTTCTGAAGTTCAGCTATTCTGTGCAAGAGGAGAGTGACACGTGTTTGGGAGGCAGATGGTCCTTTGATGATGTACCAATGAAACCTTTGCGAACTATTATGTTGATTCCATCTGATAGAATGAATGCAATCATGGATAAACTGAAAGAATATCTCTCCATCTAG
- the BCCIP gene encoding BRCA2 and CDKN1A-interacting protein isoform X1 → MASRAKQRAPGPPERREPDGEEQDSDSEQGDSASEEEEISEEVNVEFEAHSISDNDYDGIKKLLQQLFLKAPVNTAELTDILIQQNHIGSVIKQAEVQEESDDEEEEEDEVFGFISLLNLTERKGTQCAEQIKELILSLCEKNCDQSMVEQLDKLLNDTTKPVGFLLNERFINVPPQIALPMHQQLQKELAETQRTNKPCGKCYYYLLISKTFTETAKRSSKKRGESTQQKEELMFANAEEEFFYEKALLKFSYSVQEESDTCLGGRWSFDDVPMKPLRTIMLIPSDRMNAIMDKLKEYLSI, encoded by the exons ATGGCGAGCCGGGCCAAGCAGAGAGCGCCGGGGCCGCCCGAGCGCCGGGAGCCGGACGGGGAGGAGCAGGACTCGGACTCGGAGCAGGGGGACTCGGCCTCCGAGGAGGAAGAGATCAGCGAG GAAGTGAATGTTGAATTTGAAGCACATTCGATATCAGATAATGACTATGATGGGATAAAGAAATTACTGCAACAG ctGTTTCTAAAAGCTCCCGTTAATACCGCTGAGTTAACTGACATATTAATACAACAGAATCACATTGGGAGTGTTATCAAG CAAGCAGAAGTTCAAGAAGAAagtgatgatgaggaggaggaagaagatgaaGTCTTTGGCTTCATAAGCCTCTTAAACTTAACTGAAAGGAAG GGTACTCAATGTGCTGAACAAATAAAAGAGCTGATTCTAAGCCTGTGTGAGAAGAACTGTGACCAGAGTATGGTTGAACAGCTGGATAAGCTCCTAAATGACACCACCAAGCCTGTGGGCTTCCTACTAAATGAAAGATTCATTAACGTACCACCACAGATCGCTCTGCCCATGCACCAGCAGCTGCA GAAAGAATTGGCTGAAACTCAAAGAACAAATAAGCCATGTGGAAAGTGTTACTACTACCTTCTCATCAGCAAGACCTTTACAGAGACAGCAAAGCGCAGCTCTAAGAAGAGAGGAGAGAGCACACAGCAGAAAGAggaattaatgtttgcaaatgcAGAGGAAGAATTCTTTTATGAG aaAGCCCTTCTGAAGTTCAGCTATTCTGTGCAAGAGGAGAGTGACACGTGTTTGGGAGGCAGATGGTCCTTTGATGATGTACCAATGAAACCTTTGCGAACTATTATGTTGATTCCATCTGATAGAATGAATGCAATCATGGATAAACTGAAAGAATATCTCTCCATCTAG